In Oncorhynchus mykiss isolate Arlee chromosome 1, USDA_OmykA_1.1, whole genome shotgun sequence, the following proteins share a genomic window:
- the pex13 gene encoding peroxisomal membrane protein PEX13: protein MASQPPPKPWERRIPGAAMSAPVNYRSIDFAPPGPSTPGLSGPAGPPVLTRMVPPVPPRPVQSIQSYRPSYSSFPGSSYNPYGSSSLYGGAYSPYSPYSGGYGMGGVLGGSLGYSRFGQTGGEDVAPSRFVQQAEESSRGAFQSIESIVQAFTSVSMMMDATFSAVYNSFRAVLDVANHLTRLRMHFTKVLSAFALVRTLRYLYRRIQRMLGLRRDGEVEDLWADSEGAVLATRGAGAAMEDPRAGAVKSWPIFLFLAVVLGGPYLIWKLLSSAQGPEESATNWASGEDDHVVARAEYDFTAASEEELSLNAGDMLNLAPKEHQPRVRGWLLASVDGQTTGLIPANYVKVLGKRRGRKHAELERLAQVQAQPGNPLGTTLQAPQPNLATGPVPTVSPGLVSGLGPLEAVPVTIPEELLESVYRETPAGYSSLGLGVLPSTTTASSTVLTIPEKIDL, encoded by the exons ATGGCATCGCAGCCTCCTCCTAAACCGTGGGAAAGGCGGATTCCAGGAGCAGCCATGAGTGCACCAGTTAACTATCG GTCGATTGACTTTGCCCCACCAGGTCCCTCCACCCCCGGCCTCTCTGGTCCCGCCGGTCCTCCCGTCTTGACCCGCATGGTGCCCCCTGTCCCCCCTCgccctgtccagtccatccagtCCTACCGTCCCTCCTACAGCTCCTTCCCTGGCTCCTCCTACAACCCCTATGGTAGCTCCAGCCTCTACGGTGGAGcatacagcccctacagtccctaCAGTGGTGGCTATGGCATGGGAGGGGTGCTCGGTGGGAGCCTGGGCTACAGCCGCTTCGGCCAAACCGGTGGTGAAGACGTGGCGCCCAGTCGGTTTGTCCAACAGGCAGAGGAGAGCAGCCGCGGCGCCTTCCAGTCCATCGAGAGCATCGTCCAGGCCTTCACCTCGGTCAGCATGATGATGGACGCCACCTTCTCGGCCGTCTACAACAGCTTCCGAGCCGTGCTGGATGTAGCCAACCACCTGACACGGTTACGGATGCACTTTACCAAGGTTCTGTCGGCCTTTGCCCTGGTGCGCACCCTGCGCTACCTGTACCGCCGCATACAGAGGATGCTGGGGCTGAGACGGGACGGTGAGGTGGAGGACCTGTGGGCAGACAGCGAAGGAGCTGTTCTGGCGACCAGAGGTGCTGGAGCCGCAATGGAAGACCCCAGAGCCGGAGCGGTCAAGTCGTGGCCCATCTTCCTTTTTCTGGCCGTGGTCCTAGGAGGGCCCTATCTCATCTGGAAGCTGCTGAGCTCTGCCCAGGGGCCAGAGGAGAGCG CCACCAACTGGGCTAGTGGGGAGGATGACCATGTGGTTGCCAGGGCGGAGTATGACTTCACAGCTGCGTCGGAGGAGGAGCTCTCACTGAATGCTGGAGACATGCTCAACCTGGCTCCTAAAG AGCATCAACCCAGGGTGCGTGGGTGGCTGCTGGCCAGTGTAGACGGCCAGACCACAGGCCTCATACCTGCCAACTACGTCAAAGtcctggggaagaggagaggcaggaagcaCGCTGAGCTGGAGAGGCTGGCCCAGGTTCAGGCCCAGCCAGGGAACCCACTGGGCACCACCCTTCAAGCCCCACAGCCTAACCTGGCTACGGGCCCAGTGCCAACTGTATCCCCAGGCTTGGTTTCAGGCCTCGGCCCATTAGAAGCCGTCCCAGTAACTATCCCAGAGGAGCTGCTGGAGAGCGTGTACAGGGAAACGCCAGCCGGTTACAGCAGCCTGGGTCTGGGTGTATTGCCCAGCACCACGACAGCTTCGAGCACAGTGCTCACCATACCAGAGAAGATTGACCTGTGA